Proteins co-encoded in one Bacillus infantis NRRL B-14911 genomic window:
- a CDS encoding SDR family oxidoreductase: MSHSRRKAALVTGASSENEIGTAICRKLASQDMDIFFTHWHSDAEWIEQFQQDIADIGVRCEALKVDLTDANAALAIYEEAAGRLGSPSILVNNAAHSVNNDYKSLDASTLDLHYSVNMRSTFLLCAEFARRFKDSGSPSGRIINMTSGQDIAPMPGELAYAATKGAISAFTRSLAQELAPLRITVNAINPGPTDSTWMTDGIRNHLLPKFPMGRIGTPDDTARLAAFLASEDAEWITGQIIHSEGGFMRG, encoded by the coding sequence ATGAGTCATTCTCGAAGAAAGGCAGCACTTGTAACAGGTGCAAGCAGTGAAAATGAAATTGGTACAGCAATTTGCCGCAAGCTGGCTTCACAGGATATGGATATATTTTTTACACACTGGCATTCTGATGCTGAGTGGATTGAACAATTTCAGCAGGATATTGCTGATATTGGTGTACGCTGCGAGGCACTAAAGGTGGATCTGACAGATGCAAATGCGGCATTGGCCATCTATGAAGAAGCTGCAGGCCGACTGGGCTCTCCGTCCATCTTGGTTAACAATGCCGCTCATTCTGTTAATAATGATTATAAATCGTTAGATGCAAGCACACTTGACCTTCATTACTCGGTCAATATGAGGTCCACCTTTCTTCTGTGTGCTGAGTTTGCCCGCCGGTTTAAAGACTCAGGTTCACCGTCTGGCCGCATCATCAACATGACATCCGGTCAGGATATAGCCCCAATGCCAGGGGAACTGGCTTATGCAGCGACCAAAGGCGCCATTTCTGCTTTTACGAGATCATTAGCACAGGAGCTTGCACCGCTTCGGATTACCGTTAATGCTATCAATCCAGGTCCAACCGATTCGACGTGGATGACAGACGGTATCAGAAATCACCTCCTGCCTAAATTTCCAATGGGCCGGATTGGCACACCGGATGATACTGCACGTCTTGCTGCCTTCCTGGCAAGCGAAGATGCTGAATGGATCACCGGCCAGATTATCCATTCGGAAGGCGGGTTTATGAGGGGATGA
- a CDS encoding FMN-binding negative transcriptional regulator → MYVPKHFRVNDENEICRFIENYSFATLISQHNGEPYATHLPLTLKKSEHALYGHFARPNNQWSTAGGQQVLAIFQGPHSYISPSWYETKMAVPTWNYVSVHVYGKLEIIEDESEIFNTLNDLTVKYESPESPYQLEHIDQDFIKGMSRGIVALKIKIARIEAKAKLSQNHPVERQGLIIKHLEQTGQHDGLQIASLMKKNLQK, encoded by the coding sequence ATGTATGTTCCAAAGCATTTCAGGGTTAATGATGAAAATGAGATTTGTCGTTTTATCGAGAATTACAGCTTTGCGACGCTCATTTCCCAGCACAACGGGGAACCATATGCGACTCACCTTCCCCTGACATTGAAGAAGTCCGAGCATGCTTTATATGGACATTTTGCCCGTCCGAACAATCAGTGGAGTACCGCCGGGGGCCAGCAGGTCCTTGCCATTTTTCAAGGCCCTCACAGTTATATTTCACCCTCCTGGTATGAAACGAAAATGGCTGTCCCGACCTGGAACTATGTCTCTGTACATGTATACGGAAAACTGGAGATAATTGAAGATGAATCAGAGATATTCAATACCCTGAATGACTTGACCGTCAAATATGAAAGTCCGGAAAGCCCATATCAATTGGAGCACATAGATCAAGATTTCATAAAGGGGATGAGCAGAGGGATTGTTGCTCTTAAAATAAAGATCGCCAGAATTGAAGCAAAGGCTAAATTGAGCCAAAATCATCCCGTGGAGCGGCAGGGATTAATCATTAAACATTTGGAGCAAACCGGTCAGCATGACGGTCTGCAAATTGCATCTCTTATGAAGAAGAATCTGCAAAAATAG
- a CDS encoding LLM class flavin-dependent oxidoreductase, which produces MEIGISTFVETTPGVKTGETASHAQRLREVVEEIILADEVGLDVFGVGEHHRKDYAASSPAVVLAAAAPQTKKIRLTSAVTVLSSADPVRVFQDFATLDGISNGRAEIMAGRGSFIESFPLFGYDLQDYNELFDEKLGLLLALQKSEKVTWAGNHRPAIENLGVYPRPVQDPLPIWIGSGGSSDSVIRAGLLGLPLVLAIIGGRPVQFAPLVQLYYRAAAQAGHDISKLQVASHSHGFVAESNEEAADKFFPPTQQAMNVLGRERGWGHYDRGAFDAARSFEGALYVGDPETVAKKIIDLRKNVGVTRFMHHVPVGSMPHEDVMKSIELLGREVAPIVREKIAKWEAEQK; this is translated from the coding sequence ATGGAAATCGGAATCAGCACATTTGTGGAAACGACCCCTGGCGTTAAAACAGGAGAAACTGCAAGCCATGCACAGCGGCTGCGCGAGGTTGTTGAAGAAATTATCCTGGCTGATGAAGTTGGGCTGGACGTTTTCGGTGTCGGCGAGCACCACAGGAAGGACTATGCTGCTTCTTCACCTGCAGTCGTCCTGGCTGCTGCCGCGCCGCAGACCAAAAAAATCCGCCTGACAAGTGCGGTCACCGTCCTGTCATCGGCCGATCCAGTCCGGGTCTTCCAGGACTTTGCCACACTCGACGGCATCTCGAACGGCCGGGCTGAGATCATGGCGGGTCGAGGGTCGTTCATTGAATCGTTCCCGCTCTTCGGTTATGATCTCCAGGACTATAATGAGCTTTTCGATGAGAAGCTGGGCCTGCTCCTGGCACTGCAGAAATCTGAAAAAGTGACTTGGGCTGGAAATCACCGTCCGGCAATTGAAAATCTCGGTGTGTATCCGCGCCCGGTCCAGGATCCATTGCCAATCTGGATCGGGAGCGGAGGGAGCAGTGATTCTGTCATCCGCGCCGGACTTCTGGGACTGCCGCTTGTCCTCGCAATCATTGGAGGCCGTCCGGTGCAGTTTGCCCCGCTCGTACAGCTGTACTACAGGGCTGCAGCACAAGCCGGCCATGACATTTCCAAGCTCCAGGTAGCCTCCCATTCTCACGGATTTGTGGCAGAAAGCAATGAAGAGGCAGCGGACAAATTCTTCCCGCCGACCCAGCAGGCCATGAACGTCCTTGGCAGAGAACGGGGCTGGGGCCATTATGACCGCGGAGCCTTTGATGCGGCACGCAGCTTTGAAGGCGCCCTGTATGTAGGAGATCCGGAAACTGTTGCTAAAAAAATCATCGACCTTCGAAAGAACGTCGGCGTTACCCGCTTCATGCACCATGTGCCAGTCGGAAGCATGCCGCATGAAGATGTCATGAAAAGCATTGAATTGCTCGGCAGGGAAGTTGCGCCGATTGTGCGTGAGAAAATTGCCAAGTGGGAAGCAGAACAGAAATAA
- a CDS encoding MEDS domain-containing protein gives MDSLIVDLYHEYKKNNGGHICYLYNQEENYINNAVSFISAGIRNGDFIFLLENDRNLRLIQERLHKEFSTDQLSNLLVMNNYDFYYAQGNFHPHIVVSEFLKTLEPHLEKKTSISTWGLVEWREDKEIYEKLAEYEQIVDKSVNEKGILSVCVYPAGKTPGSFRKALHNCHNIVINDEEVMHLS, from the coding sequence ATGGACAGTTTAATTGTGGATTTGTATCACGAGTATAAGAAGAATAATGGCGGACATATCTGCTATCTTTATAACCAGGAAGAAAATTATATCAATAATGCCGTTTCTTTTATCTCGGCGGGCATCAGGAATGGCGATTTCATCTTTCTTCTTGAAAATGATCGAAATCTTCGCCTGATTCAGGAAAGGCTCCATAAAGAATTTAGCACAGATCAATTATCCAACTTGCTAGTCATGAATAATTACGATTTCTATTATGCCCAAGGTAATTTCCATCCTCATATTGTGGTCAGTGAATTTTTAAAAACACTTGAACCGCATTTGGAGAAAAAGACTTCTATTAGTACTTGGGGACTCGTAGAATGGAGAGAAGACAAGGAGATTTACGAAAAATTAGCAGAGTATGAACAGATAGTCGATAAGAGTGTCAACGAAAAAGGTATCTTGTCTGTATGTGTTTATCCTGCAGGAAAGACCCCTGGTTCATTCAGGAAGGCTTTGCACAATTGCCATAATATAGTTATAAATGATGAGGAAGTCATGCACCTTTCCTAA
- a CDS encoding MarR family winged helix-turn-helix transcriptional regulator yields the protein MTEILREIGMIARALDSISNIEFKEHDLTKGQYLYVVRICENPGIIQEKLAEMIKVDRTTAARAIKKLEMNGFIEKRDDPENKKIKRLNPTEMGSSVYPFIKSENDYSNKVALEGFTEGEAEAMFHFLQRVRKNVEKDWESVKKGNKRIY from the coding sequence ATGACGGAAATTCTTCGAGAAATAGGCATGATTGCAAGAGCCCTGGATTCAATCAGCAATATTGAATTCAAAGAGCATGACCTTACCAAAGGGCAGTATTTGTATGTAGTGCGGATCTGTGAGAATCCCGGGATTATCCAGGAAAAGCTGGCCGAGATGATTAAAGTCGACCGGACTACAGCCGCCCGTGCCATTAAAAAACTTGAAATGAATGGCTTTATTGAAAAAAGGGACGATCCTGAAAATAAGAAAATTAAGAGGCTTAATCCAACTGAGATGGGCAGCAGTGTGTACCCTTTCATCAAGAGTGAAAATGATTATTCCAACAAGGTTGCATTAGAAGGATTCACTGAAGGAGAAGCAGAAGCCATGTTCCATTTTCTCCAGAGAGTCAGAAAGAATGTTGAAAAAGACTGGGAATCTGTGAAAAAAGGAAACAAGAGAATCTATTGA
- a CDS encoding DUF3231 family protein: METHHNHMKLTAAELSYLWASFMADSMAVCVLKYFLRHIEDEDIQKLGSHALDLSQQHVEIIRGIFTEEGIRIPQGFTEEDVNLEAKRLFSDVFYLRYIHNMAKGGLATYGRVLQNTWRSDIHSFYSKCLTSTIELKTEANELLLKKGLSVRPPSIPYPEKTEFVHKQSFILEGLGRRESLTGSEVTNLHANIQTNHLGTCMASAFSQVAKSDKVRKYILRGKEVSRKHIKVLSRYLEMCSLPVPMGFDQEVTESTESPFSDKLMMFHFGLMIYAGIGNYGIAISESNRSDLVIDYERFTGEVLKLSEDGVNLMIENEWMEQPPLAANRRDLAKD; this comes from the coding sequence ATGGAGACTCATCATAATCATATGAAGCTAACCGCCGCAGAATTGAGTTATTTATGGGCTTCTTTCATGGCAGACAGTATGGCGGTTTGTGTATTAAAGTATTTTCTTCGTCATATTGAAGATGAAGATATCCAAAAGCTTGGTTCCCATGCTTTGGATTTGTCACAGCAGCATGTGGAGATCATAAGAGGGATCTTTACAGAAGAAGGCATCCGGATTCCGCAGGGATTTACGGAGGAAGATGTGAATTTAGAGGCGAAGCGATTGTTTTCCGACGTTTTTTATTTGCGCTACATACACAATATGGCAAAGGGCGGTCTTGCCACTTATGGCCGGGTGCTGCAGAATACATGGCGGTCTGATATTCATTCATTCTATTCCAAGTGCTTAACCTCAACAATCGAATTAAAGACCGAGGCCAATGAGCTATTATTGAAAAAGGGACTGAGTGTGCGCCCGCCAAGCATTCCATATCCGGAAAAAACGGAGTTTGTTCATAAGCAGTCCTTTATTCTGGAAGGGCTGGGGAGGAGGGAATCCCTCACCGGGTCAGAGGTGACGAATCTTCATGCAAATATCCAGACGAATCATTTAGGAACCTGTATGGCTTCAGCCTTCAGCCAGGTGGCCAAATCAGATAAGGTCCGGAAATATATATTAAGAGGAAAAGAAGTTTCCCGGAAACATATAAAGGTTCTGAGCCGCTACTTGGAGATGTGTTCATTGCCTGTCCCCATGGGCTTTGACCAGGAAGTAACCGAATCAACCGAGTCGCCATTTTCAGATAAATTAATGATGTTCCACTTTGGCCTGATGATTTATGCCGGAATCGGCAACTATGGAATAGCCATTTCAGAGAGCAATAGAAGCGATCTGGTTATTGATTATGAGCGGTTTACTGGAGAGGTCCTCAAGCTATCTGAGGATGGAGTAAATCTGATGATTGAAAACGAATGGATGGAGCAGCCGCCATTGGCAGCAAATCGCAGGGACTTGGCGAAGGATTGA
- a CDS encoding GNAT family N-acetyltransferase, with protein MSMYLKRCTLEDLHQLQQISIETFNDTFKDQNSPENMNAYLEKAYNLEQLIKELSHKSSQFFFVFFNEEIAGYLKVNVKDAQSEEMGEEALEIERIYIKKSFQKHGLGKYLLNKAIGMAEEQGKKKVWLGVWEQNENAIAFYQKMGFVQTGAHSFYMGDEEQTDLIMVKVLL; from the coding sequence ATGTCGATGTATTTGAAAAGATGTACCCTGGAAGATTTACACCAGCTGCAGCAGATCAGCATTGAAACTTTCAATGATACCTTTAAAGACCAGAATTCACCAGAAAATATGAATGCTTATCTGGAGAAGGCATATAACTTAGAGCAGCTGATAAAAGAGTTATCCCATAAGTCTTCACAGTTCTTTTTTGTTTTTTTCAATGAAGAGATCGCAGGATACTTGAAGGTCAATGTGAAGGATGCCCAGTCGGAGGAAATGGGCGAGGAAGCGCTTGAAATAGAGCGGATTTATATCAAGAAGTCATTCCAGAAGCATGGGCTTGGCAAATATCTGCTGAACAAAGCGATCGGAATGGCAGAGGAGCAGGGAAAGAAGAAAGTCTGGCTGGGTGTGTGGGAACAGAATGAAAATGCGATTGCTTTTTATCAAAAGATGGGATTTGTCCAAACAGGAGCCCATTCATTCTATATGGGCGATGAAGAACAAACAGATCTGATCATGGTTAAGGTGCTTCTATAA
- a CDS encoding GNAT family N-acetyltransferase, with amino-acid sequence MKMIPYHPRYAAETVRMWRDSKEKAIGQEEIHSFEEHIYFLNNILARQCQIDLALSGEKVVGIVAYNKTEISQLYIHTDYQGIGIGTELLSRAKEQSDGRLTLYTFEVNENAQRFYQKHGFNIIGRGFENEENLPDILYEWEKESGR; translated from the coding sequence ATGAAAATGATCCCGTATCACCCGCGCTATGCCGCAGAGACCGTGAGAATGTGGAGGGACAGCAAGGAGAAGGCGATCGGGCAGGAAGAAATCCACAGCTTTGAGGAACATATATATTTTTTAAATAACATTCTAGCACGCCAGTGTCAGATCGATCTGGCATTGTCGGGTGAAAAAGTAGTCGGCATCGTCGCCTATAATAAAACCGAAATCAGCCAGCTTTATATTCATACTGACTATCAGGGTATAGGGATAGGAACAGAACTGCTCAGCAGGGCAAAAGAACAATCAGATGGCCGGCTTACCCTATACACCTTTGAGGTAAATGAGAATGCTCAGCGCTTCTATCAAAAGCATGGATTCAACATTATCGGCCGTGGCTTCGAGAACGAAGAAAATTTGCCGGATATTCTTTATGAATGGGAAAAGGAATCAGGCAGGTGA
- a CDS encoding YesK family protein, translating into MAGFRVFIIILLGISILFAAASKILKGSVQKDKYLKAGFSALIIISIAIIIISLFIGGWSGMGYGFIGVCIFIGTILTGIINWLMNSIRNRKK; encoded by the coding sequence ATGGCAGGCTTTAGAGTTTTTATCATTATATTATTAGGAATCAGCATTTTATTTGCAGCTGCATCCAAAATTTTAAAAGGTTCTGTACAGAAAGACAAGTACCTTAAAGCAGGCTTTTCAGCTTTAATAATAATCAGCATAGCCATTATCATTATCAGTCTGTTTATCGGCGGCTGGAGCGGTATGGGATATGGATTTATTGGAGTTTGTATTTTCATTGGAACTATTTTAACCGGAATTATAAATTGGCTTATGAATTCTATTCGTAATCGAAAAAAATAG
- a CDS encoding CynX/NimT family MFS transporter, whose amino-acid sequence MDKLNPRAKMDPAKQYLFIAGIILVAFNLRPAITSLGPLVGIIQDDVGLAHWSAGLLMSLPLLVFAFMSPLVPKIALRLTNERTLLIGLLSLFTGIAIRSIPMAFFLFAGTFLAGLGIAIGNVLLPAVVKDKFPNKFGLMTSVYSTSMGLIASLASGVSVPLAVDANLGWQGAQAVWAIPVIAAFTVWLFLFRSHQSNPGTVMPNPGTASRQMWKTPLAWQLALFMGFQSSLFYITISWLPEILQSHGISITTAGWLLSFTQLVGLPASFFIPVLAGRYQSQVWIAFALSLCAVAGYCGLLIGSTYPLLIISIILIGVALGGSFPLALSYIGLRARNGRQAAELSGMAQSTGYILASIGPLFIGYLFDLTHSWTMPLITLIGISAIVMVFGMLSGRNRFV is encoded by the coding sequence ATGGATAAGCTGAATCCTAGAGCCAAAATGGATCCAGCCAAGCAGTATTTATTTATTGCGGGTATCATCCTGGTTGCTTTTAACCTTCGGCCAGCCATCACATCATTAGGGCCTCTGGTGGGAATCATCCAGGATGATGTCGGCCTGGCGCACTGGAGTGCAGGTCTTCTGATGAGCCTGCCGCTCCTGGTATTTGCGTTCATGTCTCCCCTGGTGCCAAAAATCGCTTTGCGCCTGACTAATGAGCGGACACTGCTGATCGGCCTGCTTTCCCTTTTCACCGGCATTGCTATCCGCTCGATTCCAATGGCCTTTTTTCTTTTTGCCGGGACCTTTCTGGCCGGATTAGGCATCGCTATCGGCAATGTCCTTCTGCCGGCAGTAGTGAAGGATAAATTTCCGAATAAGTTCGGATTGATGACAAGTGTGTATTCCACTTCTATGGGTTTAATTGCTTCGCTTGCATCCGGAGTAAGCGTCCCCCTGGCAGTCGATGCGAATCTTGGCTGGCAGGGCGCCCAGGCGGTATGGGCCATTCCGGTGATTGCTGCATTCACTGTATGGCTTTTCCTTTTCAGATCTCACCAAAGCAATCCTGGCACCGTCATGCCAAATCCCGGGACAGCTTCCAGGCAAATGTGGAAAACGCCTCTAGCCTGGCAGCTTGCGCTTTTCATGGGTTTTCAGTCATCCTTGTTTTATATTACGATCTCCTGGCTGCCGGAAATTCTGCAAAGCCACGGGATCAGCATCACAACGGCAGGGTGGCTGCTGTCTTTTACCCAGCTGGTAGGACTGCCGGCAAGCTTTTTCATCCCTGTCCTTGCAGGCAGATATCAATCACAGGTCTGGATTGCCTTCGCACTCAGCCTTTGTGCAGTAGCCGGCTACTGCGGGCTGCTGATTGGTTCCACCTACCCTCTCTTAATCATCAGCATCATCCTGATCGGAGTCGCACTTGGCGGCAGCTTTCCGCTCGCCCTCAGCTACATAGGACTCCGGGCCCGGAATGGCAGGCAGGCTGCTGAGTTATCAGGCATGGCCCAATCTACCGGCTATATCCTTGCCTCCATCGGACCACTTTTCATCGGCTACTTATTTGACCTGACACATTCATGGACAATGCCGCTGATTACACTGATCGGCATTTCCGCTATAGTGATGGTGTTTGGAATGCTGTCAGGTAGGAATCGTTTTGTATAA
- a CDS encoding helicase yields the protein MTKQQLLQRLQQASILMNEYGERLFSDDLFTASAETYMIETVELTVAGLGFQQGAPLDRIFQRAGELGLGLCPLELGPYMRLQYQDLPEGLSADSSQRHQAPSGSITIASAVLTDDHDFPKGFYLRSMDGAIWLRGYIADYLHIWDPNDHFIFAASFSGEKK from the coding sequence ATGACGAAACAACAGCTTCTCCAGAGATTGCAGCAAGCCTCTATCCTGATGAACGAATATGGAGAAAGATTGTTTTCTGATGATCTGTTCACGGCTTCTGCTGAAACATACATGATTGAAACCGTTGAACTGACGGTGGCTGGGCTTGGTTTTCAGCAGGGAGCTCCTCTGGACCGGATTTTTCAAAGAGCGGGTGAACTGGGGCTGGGTTTGTGTCCGCTGGAGCTGGGTCCTTACATGAGGCTGCAGTATCAGGATCTGCCTGAAGGGTTATCTGCAGACTCATCACAGCGTCATCAGGCACCTTCCGGCTCCATCACCATTGCTTCAGCCGTACTGACAGATGACCATGATTTCCCGAAGGGCTTTTATCTAAGAAGCATGGACGGCGCCATATGGCTGCGCGGTTATATTGCGGATTACCTCCATATTTGGGATCCCAATGATCATTTTATTTTTGCAGCATCATTTTCAGGAGAAAAGAAATGA
- a CDS encoding VTT domain-containing protein: MKEMIIDLFESYTHIALVLSLIINIIISLLGVVPSVFLTAANLAVFGLWGGIAVSFAGEAAGAAVAFILYRKGFRRLKDMRGLSHPKVQKLLEADGKEAFSLILALRILPFVPSGLVTFIASIGKTAFLTFFFASTLGKIPAILIEGFSVYQIINMEWEWRIAAIVIAAILLIYVSRKFRTR, encoded by the coding sequence ATGAAGGAAATGATCATTGATTTATTTGAGTCATATACGCATATAGCTTTGGTGCTAAGCCTTATAATCAACATTATCATCAGCCTGCTTGGGGTTGTACCCAGTGTTTTTCTGACTGCCGCGAATCTGGCGGTATTTGGTTTATGGGGAGGAATCGCTGTATCTTTTGCAGGTGAGGCCGCTGGGGCAGCCGTTGCCTTCATCCTCTACAGAAAAGGATTTCGAAGGTTAAAGGACATGCGCGGCCTGTCCCATCCCAAAGTACAGAAACTGTTGGAAGCCGACGGCAAGGAAGCATTCTCCCTGATTCTTGCTCTTAGAATTCTTCCTTTTGTCCCTTCAGGCCTTGTCACTTTCATTGCCTCAATTGGAAAAACCGCTTTTCTCACGTTCTTCTTTGCCAGCACCCTTGGAAAAATACCAGCCATCCTGATTGAAGGTTTTTCGGTATACCAGATTATCAATATGGAATGGGAGTGGAGAATAGCCGCAATCGTGATTGCCGCCATTCTGCTCATTTATGTTTCAAGGAAGTTTCGTACCCGGTAA
- the aspA gene encoding aspartate ammonia-lyase produces the protein MSVKTNGFRIEKDFLGSKEVPAHAYYGIQTLRAVENFPITGYRIHPELIKAMAMVKKAAAMANVEVKALYSGIGDAVVQAADEMLAGNWHDQVIVDPIQGGAGTSFNMNMNEVLANRALEIMGREKGDYPYCSPNTHVNMSQSTNDSFPTAMHISILKVLEQLIASMEHMHKAFMDKADQFNHVIKMGRTHLQDAVPIRLGQEFEAYSRVIERDIKRIKQSRQHLYELNMGATAVGTGLNAQPRYIELVVEYLADISGLPFKGAEHLVDATQNTDSYTEVSSALKICMINMSKIANDLRLMASGPRAGLGEISLPARQPGSSIMPGKVNPVMPELINQTAFQVIGNDQTISLASEAGQLELNVMEPVLIFNLLQSITIMTNAFKSFTDHCVKGIEANEDRMKQYVEKSVGIITAVNPHIGYEVAARIAREAILNGAPVRELCLQYDVLTEEELDLILDPYEMTHPGIAGAALLDRD, from the coding sequence ATGTCAGTCAAGACAAACGGTTTTCGAATAGAGAAGGACTTTCTGGGGTCAAAAGAGGTCCCTGCACATGCGTACTACGGGATTCAAACACTGCGTGCGGTAGAAAATTTCCCGATTACCGGCTACCGGATCCATCCTGAGCTGATCAAAGCGATGGCGATGGTAAAGAAGGCAGCTGCAATGGCGAATGTGGAGGTCAAGGCTCTTTACTCAGGCATTGGAGACGCGGTTGTCCAGGCGGCAGATGAAATGCTTGCCGGCAACTGGCATGATCAAGTAATAGTCGATCCGATCCAGGGGGGAGCAGGGACTTCTTTTAATATGAACATGAATGAAGTGCTGGCAAACCGGGCGCTTGAAATCATGGGCAGGGAAAAAGGGGACTATCCATACTGCAGCCCGAACACTCATGTGAATATGTCACAGTCTACGAATGATTCCTTTCCTACAGCGATGCACATATCCATTCTCAAGGTGCTCGAGCAGCTGATTGCTTCTATGGAGCACATGCATAAGGCATTTATGGATAAAGCTGATCAGTTTAACCATGTCATCAAGATGGGCCGGACACATCTGCAGGATGCTGTGCCAATCAGGCTTGGGCAGGAGTTTGAAGCCTACAGCCGCGTGATTGAACGCGATATTAAGCGCATCAAGCAATCAAGGCAGCATCTGTATGAATTGAATATGGGAGCGACGGCTGTCGGCACAGGCTTGAACGCACAGCCCCGTTACATTGAATTAGTGGTTGAGTATCTGGCAGATATCAGCGGCCTTCCGTTTAAAGGGGCGGAGCATCTGGTTGATGCTACTCAGAATACAGATTCATATACAGAGGTCTCCAGCGCGCTGAAAATCTGTATGATCAATATGTCTAAAATTGCAAACGACCTGCGTCTGATGGCTTCAGGTCCCAGGGCAGGACTCGGGGAAATCTCCCTGCCGGCGAGGCAGCCGGGATCTTCCATCATGCCAGGCAAGGTTAACCCGGTTATGCCGGAGCTGATCAACCAGACTGCCTTCCAGGTCATCGGCAACGACCAAACCATTTCACTGGCCTCTGAAGCCGGGCAGCTGGAGCTGAATGTCATGGAGCCAGTGCTGATCTTCAACCTGCTGCAGTCGATCACCATTATGACGAATGCTTTCAAGTCGTTTACCGACCACTGTGTCAAAGGGATTGAAGCAAATGAGGACCGGATGAAGCAATATGTAGAAAAAAGCGTTGGCATTATCACAGCCGTTAATCCTCATATTGGCTATGAAGTGGCGGCCCGGATTGCCAGGGAAGCCATCCTGAACGGCGCCCCTGTCAGGGAACTCTGCCTGCAGTATGATGTTCTGACAGAAGAAGAACTGGACCTGATCCTGGATCCGTATGAAATGACACATCCAGGCATCGCCGGTGCTGCACTATTAGATAGAGACTAA
- a CDS encoding DUF5661 family protein has protein sequence MYFHDPYSHRFIVGHRHSVRYPYPHHAVRQKTFSKEEAAAIALLLGIDFTKSRFDLNEFWLGVNTELEHGKISSQTNVTGDDPLITGKIALAHLNEFPDYYKRLKVLEKEAKAYWNK, from the coding sequence ATGTACTTTCATGATCCTTATTCTCACCGTTTCATCGTTGGCCATAGGCATAGTGTAAGATATCCATATCCCCATCATGCTGTCAGGCAAAAGACTTTTTCCAAAGAAGAAGCAGCTGCCATCGCTTTGCTGCTGGGAATCGATTTTACTAAGAGCAGGTTTGATTTAAATGAATTTTGGCTTGGTGTAAATACAGAGCTTGAGCACGGTAAGATCTCCAGCCAAACGAATGTAACAGGTGATGACCCTCTCATCACAGGAAAAATTGCCCTCGCACACCTTAACGAGTTTCCTGATTACTACAAACGGCTAAAGGTGCTGGAGAAAGAAGCGAAGGCTTATTGGAATAAATGA